The proteins below come from a single Ruegeria sp. SCSIO 43209 genomic window:
- a CDS encoding SPFH domain-containing protein: protein MGIFDFLTGEFIDVIHWVDDTRDTMVWRFEREGHEIKYGAKLTVREGQAAVFVHEGQLADVFTPGLYMLETNNMPIMTTLQHWDHGFQSPFKSEIYFVNTTRFNDLKWGTKNPIMLRDPEFGPTRIRAFGTYTVRVKDPAKFLVEIVGTDGEFTMDEISFQIRNIIVQEFSRVIAGSGIPVLDMAANTADLGKLIAAEVSPVLDGYGLSMPEFYIENISLPPAVEAALDKRTSMGLAGDLGKFTQYSAAEAMTAAANNPGQGGGLGAGLGMGMGMAMAQQMSNMAAGQPSGPWGGSAPAAPQASAPAAPPPPPPVEHVWHIAVDGQTSGPFSKAKMGRMATDGEITRETHVWTAGQDGWKKAGDVQELAQLFTILPPPPPGA from the coding sequence ATGGGAATTTTTGATTTTCTGACCGGTGAATTCATAGATGTCATCCACTGGGTCGACGATACGCGCGACACCATGGTCTGGCGGTTCGAGCGTGAAGGACACGAGATCAAATACGGCGCCAAGCTGACCGTGCGCGAAGGTCAAGCGGCGGTCTTTGTGCATGAGGGGCAGTTGGCGGATGTCTTCACCCCAGGTCTCTACATGCTTGAGACAAACAACATGCCGATCATGACGACGCTGCAGCATTGGGATCACGGCTTTCAGTCTCCGTTCAAGTCTGAAATTTACTTCGTTAACACGACCCGGTTCAATGACCTGAAATGGGGCACCAAGAACCCGATCATGCTGCGCGATCCCGAGTTTGGACCAACACGCATCCGGGCCTTCGGCACCTATACGGTGCGGGTCAAGGACCCGGCGAAATTCCTGGTCGAAATCGTCGGTACCGATGGTGAATTCACCATGGACGAGATCAGCTTTCAGATCAGAAACATCATCGTGCAGGAATTCAGCCGCGTCATCGCAGGCTCGGGCATTCCAGTTCTCGATATGGCGGCGAACACGGCCGATCTGGGCAAACTGATTGCCGCCGAGGTGTCACCGGTGCTGGACGGATATGGTTTGAGCATGCCCGAGTTCTACATCGAGAACATCTCGCTGCCACCAGCGGTCGAGGCCGCGCTGGACAAACGCACATCGATGGGGTTGGCGGGCGATCTGGGCAAGTTCACGCAGTATTCCGCAGCCGAAGCGATGACTGCGGCAGCCAACAACCCTGGCCAGGGTGGCGGCCTGGGCGCGGGTCTTGGCATGGGAATGGGCATGGCGATGGCGCAGCAGATGTCGAACATGGCAGCGGGTCAGCCGAGCGGCCCTTGGGGCGGTTCCGCTCCCGCTGCCCCGCAGGCCTCGGCGCCTGCGGCACCGCCACCCCCGCCACCCGTCGAGCATGTATGGCATATCGCAGTGGATGGTCAGACCAGCGGGCCGTTTTCCAAGGCCAAGATGGGCCGAATGGCGACCGATGGTGAGATAACGCGCGAGACCCACGTTTGGACCGCCGGACAGGACGGTTGGAAGAAGGCAGGCGACGTGCAGGAACTGGCACAGCTGTTCACGATCCTGCCTCCGCCGCCTCCGGGCGCGTGA
- a CDS encoding TFIIB-type zinc finger domain-containing protein produces MAKDEHRFPCDQCGADYRFNPGDGTLTCDHCGNTRTIGAGPWGGASLRELDFDAAIADRLPDSEIEETRVLTCPNCAAQVEFDPNTHAAECPFCATPVVTDTGVSRHIKPRGVLPFALDERSAHKAMGDWLGRLWFAPNGLKEYARKGRKMQGIYVPYWTFDADTKSSYRGERGVVYYETRTVMRDGKRVQQQVPKVRWTPKSGRVARFFDDVLVLASQSLPKSYTDALEPWDLPALEPYQPEYLAGFRAEAYTVELREGYQEARAHMARVIERDVRFDIGGDRQRIHAVDTEVRDVTFKHILLPVWMAAYKYRGQTYRFVVNGRTGRVQGERPWSAIKITIAVVLGLLVAAGVGYLVATGQQ; encoded by the coding sequence ATGGCGAAAGACGAACACCGTTTCCCCTGCGACCAATGCGGGGCGGATTATCGGTTCAATCCCGGTGACGGAACGCTGACCTGCGATCATTGTGGCAACACCAGAACGATCGGTGCTGGCCCATGGGGTGGTGCGAGTCTGCGAGAGCTGGATTTCGACGCCGCCATCGCGGATCGCTTGCCTGACAGCGAGATTGAAGAAACCCGTGTTCTGACTTGTCCAAACTGCGCGGCTCAGGTTGAGTTTGATCCGAACACCCATGCTGCGGAGTGCCCGTTCTGTGCCACTCCGGTAGTGACCGATACAGGCGTTAGCCGCCATATCAAACCCCGCGGAGTGTTGCCCTTTGCACTGGATGAACGCTCGGCCCACAAGGCAATGGGGGATTGGCTGGGCCGACTGTGGTTTGCACCCAACGGGTTGAAGGAATACGCTCGAAAGGGACGCAAGATGCAGGGCATTTATGTCCCGTATTGGACCTTCGACGCTGATACCAAGTCGAGCTATCGTGGGGAACGCGGTGTGGTGTATTACGAAACTCGCACTGTGATGCGCGATGGAAAGCGCGTGCAGCAACAGGTTCCCAAAGTGCGCTGGACGCCAAAATCCGGACGGGTTGCACGGTTCTTTGACGATGTTCTGGTGTTGGCATCACAATCGCTGCCCAAATCCTATACCGATGCGCTGGAGCCATGGGACCTGCCTGCGCTTGAGCCATACCAGCCGGAATATCTGGCCGGTTTCCGCGCCGAGGCTTACACGGTCGAACTGCGAGAAGGTTATCAAGAGGCCCGCGCACATATGGCACGGGTGATCGAGCGTGACGTGCGGTTCGATATCGGAGGCGATCGTCAGCGCATTCACGCTGTCGACACCGAAGTGCGCGATGTTACATTCAAACACATCCTCCTGCCGGTTTGGATGGCGGCCTATAAATACCGCGGCCAGACCTATCGTTTTGTGGTCAATGGCCGGACCGGCCGCGTTCAGGGCGAGCGTCCCTGGTCCGCAATCAAGATTACGATCGCCGTGGTTCTGGGCCTTCTCGTTGCGGCCGGCGTCGGGTATCTGGTGGCAACTGGACAGCAATAA
- a CDS encoding nitroreductase, with amino-acid sequence MHLDALNALLADRFSCRAFRTDLVPREQIEQIVASAARVPSWCNAQPWQVVITSGAETDQFRDALQHEASHVAPAPDLPFPTGYSGVYQERRRACGWALYKAVGIEKGDRRASAQQMMENYALFGAPHCAILSSPAELGPYGAMDCGGFVTAFSLAAQAVGVACIPQAAVAAHGAFLHRYFGISEDRLILCAISFGYADMDHPANAFRTERAALDEVIDWHE; translated from the coding sequence TTGCACCTTGACGCTCTGAACGCGCTCTTGGCCGATCGTTTTTCTTGCCGTGCCTTTCGCACGGACCTGGTGCCGCGCGAACAGATTGAACAGATCGTCGCCAGTGCTGCGCGTGTTCCAAGCTGGTGCAACGCGCAACCCTGGCAGGTCGTCATCACCAGCGGGGCCGAGACAGACCAGTTTCGGGACGCGTTGCAACACGAAGCTTCGCACGTTGCGCCTGCTCCGGACCTACCCTTTCCAACCGGCTATTCCGGTGTTTATCAAGAGCGCCGTCGCGCCTGTGGCTGGGCCCTCTACAAAGCGGTTGGTATCGAAAAAGGTGATCGCAGGGCCTCGGCGCAACAGATGATGGAAAACTACGCTCTGTTCGGCGCCCCACATTGCGCCATACTGTCCAGCCCGGCTGAACTGGGCCCTTACGGCGCGATGGATTGTGGTGGCTTCGTGACCGCATTTTCACTGGCGGCGCAGGCCGTGGGTGTTGCTTGTATCCCGCAGGCAGCGGTAGCGGCCCATGGCGCATTTCTTCACCGTTATTTCGGGATATCAGAAGATCGCTTGATTCTGTGCGCGATTTCGTTCGGATATGCGGATATGGATCACCCGGCGAACGCGTTCAGAACGGAACGTGCCGCGCTGGATGAAGTGATCGATTGGCACGAATAG
- the dtd gene encoding D-aminoacyl-tRNA deacylase, translating to MRALLQRISSASVKVDGTVIGRSGPGLMILVCAMQGDGETQTDQLAEKIAKLRIFKDDAGKMNRSILDIEGSALVVSQFTLAADTSRGNRPGFSKAAPAAEGEHLYEAFVHNLSSRGIPVETGAFGADMAVELVNDGPVTIWMES from the coding sequence ATGCGCGCCTTACTTCAAAGAATTTCCAGTGCCTCGGTCAAAGTCGATGGAACAGTGATCGGGCGATCGGGCCCCGGATTGATGATTCTGGTTTGTGCGATGCAGGGGGATGGAGAGACACAAACTGATCAATTGGCTGAAAAGATCGCAAAGCTTCGTATCTTCAAGGACGACGCGGGAAAGATGAACCGGTCGATATTGGATATTGAGGGCTCGGCCCTGGTGGTCAGCCAGTTCACCTTGGCAGCTGACACATCGCGTGGAAACAGGCCTGGGTTTTCCAAGGCCGCCCCGGCGGCTGAGGGCGAACACCTCTACGAGGCGTTTGTACACAACCTTTCATCGCGGGGCATTCCGGTTGAGACAGGTGCGTTCGGAGCTGACATGGCGGTAGAGTTGGTCAATGACGGACCAGTCACAATTTGGATGGAAAGCTGA
- a CDS encoding glycerate kinase yields the protein MQSSQQAQDIWRAGVAAVDGYRATLEATQAIEAPDQILAVGKAAGAMARAAVERFGPMPTLVVTKDGHGHDLPEHIVVIEAAHPVPDARSLKGGQALRETVEAMKPDSKLLLLVSGGASSLAEDLVAGTTLDDLEALNQRLLSEGLDIGAMNTERRKLSRIKGGGLLSAFSGKSVTVLAISDVPGDDLGVIGSGIGSSPEEPEFSAHTAIIASNAHARDAAAFAAENSGIKVLDNEEAMHDDYLSVAAKLGDRLRNMPKGAMVFGGEPTVVLPDAPGRGGRNQALALALAREIAGQSDLTVIVGGTDGTDGPTDAAGAIVTGDTWSDKAQAYLDNADSGSFLDKAGALLVTGPTGTNVMDLIVAIKN from the coding sequence ATGCAGAGTTCGCAACAGGCACAGGACATTTGGCGCGCAGGTGTGGCGGCGGTTGATGGATATCGCGCAACGCTGGAGGCCACTCAGGCGATCGAAGCCCCAGATCAGATATTGGCCGTTGGAAAAGCCGCAGGTGCCATGGCCCGTGCCGCCGTCGAACGGTTTGGCCCAATGCCCACTCTGGTGGTTACCAAGGATGGCCATGGCCACGACCTGCCTGAGCATATTGTGGTGATTGAAGCTGCACACCCGGTTCCCGATGCCCGCAGTCTGAAGGGTGGGCAGGCATTGCGCGAAACGGTTGAGGCGATGAAACCCGACAGCAAACTGCTTCTGCTAGTTTCGGGAGGGGCTTCTTCGCTTGCCGAGGACCTCGTGGCCGGTACGACATTGGATGATCTTGAGGCCCTCAACCAAAGACTGCTGAGTGAAGGTCTCGACATCGGTGCAATGAACACGGAACGGCGCAAGCTGTCCCGGATCAAGGGTGGCGGTTTGTTGTCGGCATTCTCAGGGAAAAGTGTGACCGTTCTGGCGATCTCGGACGTCCCGGGTGATGATCTGGGTGTTATTGGCTCCGGTATCGGATCGTCGCCTGAAGAACCGGAGTTTTCTGCCCACACCGCGATAATCGCATCAAACGCACACGCGCGCGACGCCGCAGCATTTGCGGCTGAGAACTCAGGCATCAAGGTCCTCGACAACGAAGAAGCGATGCACGATGACTATCTCTCGGTTGCAGCTAAATTAGGAGATCGGCTGCGAAATATGCCCAAGGGCGCCATGGTATTTGGCGGCGAACCAACCGTGGTCCTACCTGATGCGCCAGGGCGTGGTGGGCGCAATCAGGCCCTTGCTCTGGCACTCGCGCGCGAAATCGCAGGGCAATCTGATTTGACCGTCATCGTCGGAGGAACAGATGGCACCGACGGGCCAACAGATGCAGCAGGCGCCATCGTTACCGGTGACACTTGGTCCGATAAGGCGCAAGCGTATCTGGACAATGCAGATAGCGGCAGTTTCCTCGACAAGGCGGGGGCGCTGTTGGTCACTGGACCCACAGGAACAAACGTAATGGATCTGATTGTTGCAATAAAAAACTGA
- a CDS encoding ABC transporter substrate-binding protein: MNEQLTHMSKQVTAGKLTRREFMGKAAALGVSAAMASTMFADAARAAGPKKGGDLKFGLQGGESTNSLDPATYASSVPFQNGKQFGDQLVEVAPDGTIEPRLAESVEGSADAKVWTFKLRQGVEFHNGKTMTSEDVLKTMQRHSNEDSKSGALGIMKGIESMKADGDNFQVTLTEPNADLPYLMADYHLIIQPDGGMDNPAAGIGTGPYKLEVDEPGVRHLFTKNENHWNSDFGNFDSVEVVVINDATARTAALQSGQVHAVNRVEPKVADLLGRAPNLTVHSTAGRGHYVFIMHCDTAPFDNNELRTALKYAINRAELVDKVLRGYGSIGNDMPINSAYPLFDETIEQREFSVEKAAEHYKKSGHDGSPIILRVADGAFPGAVDAAALFQQTAAQAGIPLEIKREPNDGYWSEVWNVQPFCASYWGGRPVQDQMYSTAYLSTADWNDTRFKVQAFDDLLFAAKAELDPEKRKAIYSQMGQMVRNEGGLICPMFNDFVEGISNQLDGWESDPTQEMMNGNISRKMWFV, from the coding sequence ATGAACGAACAACTCACTCACATGTCAAAGCAGGTCACAGCTGGAAAGCTGACCCGCCGTGAATTCATGGGCAAAGCAGCGGCACTGGGTGTCTCGGCCGCAATGGCAAGCACTATGTTTGCCGATGCGGCACGTGCCGCTGGTCCGAAAAAGGGCGGCGATCTGAAATTCGGTTTGCAGGGTGGTGAATCAACCAACTCACTTGATCCGGCAACCTACGCAAGCTCAGTCCCGTTCCAGAACGGCAAGCAGTTCGGAGACCAACTGGTCGAAGTGGCGCCCGACGGAACCATCGAACCGCGCCTGGCTGAAAGCGTCGAAGGAAGTGCAGACGCGAAAGTATGGACGTTCAAGCTGCGTCAAGGGGTCGAGTTCCACAACGGCAAGACCATGACCAGCGAAGACGTGCTGAAAACTATGCAGCGCCACTCGAACGAAGATTCCAAATCAGGTGCCTTGGGCATCATGAAAGGCATCGAGTCGATGAAGGCCGATGGAGATAATTTCCAGGTCACACTGACCGAGCCGAACGCCGACCTGCCGTATCTGATGGCCGACTATCACCTCATCATTCAGCCCGATGGCGGCATGGATAATCCTGCGGCAGGTATCGGCACCGGCCCGTACAAACTAGAAGTGGACGAACCCGGCGTCCGCCACTTGTTCACCAAGAACGAAAACCACTGGAACAGCGATTTCGGCAATTTTGACAGCGTAGAAGTTGTTGTGATCAACGATGCGACGGCACGGACCGCTGCACTGCAGTCCGGACAGGTCCACGCCGTCAACCGCGTTGAACCCAAAGTTGCCGACCTGTTGGGCCGTGCGCCTAACCTGACGGTGCATTCAACCGCTGGTCGCGGTCACTATGTCTTCATCATGCATTGCGACACGGCTCCGTTTGATAACAATGAACTGCGCACCGCACTGAAGTACGCCATCAACCGCGCGGAATTGGTTGACAAAGTTCTGCGCGGCTATGGCTCGATCGGGAATGATATGCCGATCAATTCAGCCTATCCATTGTTTGATGAAACCATCGAACAGCGCGAATTCAGCGTTGAAAAGGCTGCAGAGCACTATAAGAAATCTGGACATGATGGCTCTCCGATTATTTTGCGCGTTGCGGATGGTGCGTTCCCAGGTGCTGTAGATGCTGCTGCTCTGTTCCAGCAGACTGCTGCACAGGCTGGAATTCCGCTTGAAATCAAGCGTGAGCCCAATGATGGCTACTGGTCCGAGGTTTGGAACGTTCAACCCTTCTGTGCGTCTTATTGGGGCGGCCGCCCGGTTCAGGACCAGATGTACTCGACTGCATATCTGTCGACCGCAGACTGGAATGACACGAGGTTTAAGGTTCAGGCGTTTGACGACTTATTGTTCGCGGCAAAGGCGGAACTCGACCCTGAGAAACGCAAAGCCATCTACAGCCAAATGGGTCAAATGGTCCGCAACGAAGGCGGCCTGATCTGTCCGATGTTCAACGACTTTGTCGAGGGCATCAGCAACCAACTGGACGGATGGGAATCTGACCCGACGCAAGAGATGATGAACGGCAACATATCCCGCAAAATGTGGTTCGTCTAA
- a CDS encoding ABC transporter permease has product MHPIIKLVSQRLALGLLLLLGASALIFGLTEALPGDAAQAVLGQSATPEALANLREEMGLNRPALTRYFEWLGGILQGDLGQSLTNKLDISESIGKRLGNTLFLACVAAIVSVPLAIFLGLLAVRFRNRWPDKLISAITLTTVSIPEFLIGYVVIYYISVKLGWFSSLAMINDSMSFGQKLNAIALPAFVLTLVVLAQMMRMTRAAILNLMQSAYIETAELKGLSTFQVIARHAFPNAISPIVNVVMLNLAYLVVGVVVVEVVFVYPGMGQYLVDAVTKRDVPVVLACGVVFAAVYIGLNMVADIVSILANPRLRHPK; this is encoded by the coding sequence ATGCATCCCATCATCAAATTGGTTTCCCAGCGCCTGGCGCTGGGACTCCTTTTGCTGCTCGGCGCTTCGGCCCTGATTTTCGGCCTAACCGAAGCCCTACCCGGAGACGCCGCGCAAGCCGTCCTGGGGCAGTCCGCAACTCCAGAGGCCTTGGCAAACCTACGCGAAGAAATGGGCCTGAACCGCCCTGCCCTTACACGCTATTTCGAGTGGTTGGGCGGCATACTTCAGGGTGACCTGGGTCAATCCCTGACCAACAAACTTGATATCTCCGAGAGTATTGGAAAACGCCTTGGGAACACTCTGTTCCTGGCTTGCGTGGCAGCAATAGTTTCCGTACCGCTTGCAATCTTTCTGGGGCTGCTTGCCGTGCGGTTCCGCAATCGCTGGCCCGACAAACTGATTTCAGCCATCACCCTGACGACGGTTTCGATCCCCGAATTTCTGATCGGTTATGTGGTGATCTACTATATCTCAGTGAAATTGGGATGGTTCTCGTCGCTTGCGATGATCAATGATTCTATGTCGTTTGGACAAAAGTTGAATGCAATCGCGCTACCTGCCTTTGTTCTGACGCTGGTCGTGCTGGCACAGATGATGCGCATGACGCGCGCGGCCATTCTGAACCTCATGCAATCGGCCTATATCGAAACCGCTGAATTGAAAGGCCTCAGCACATTTCAGGTTATTGCCCGCCATGCCTTTCCCAACGCGATTTCACCGATCGTGAACGTCGTCATGCTGAACCTGGCCTATCTGGTCGTGGGTGTTGTCGTGGTCGAGGTTGTGTTCGTCTATCCAGGTATGGGGCAATACCTTGTGGATGCCGTGACCAAACGTGATGTGCCGGTTGTTCTGGCCTGCGGCGTGGTGTTTGCGGCCGTTTATATCGGTCTGAACATGGTTGCAGATATCGTGTCGATCCTTGCCAACCCAAGACTGAGGCATCCGAAATGA
- a CDS encoding ABC transporter permease, giving the protein MKNIPLSALIGLIFTFAYFFVAIAAPLIAPYGMAEVVGDVWEPSSPEHLLGTDNIGRDLLTRMIYGGRTTIFIAAAATLLSFLTGTSLGLLAAVLGGWADQALSRTVDLIMSIPTLILALVILAIVPVTVPILILVMGLLDATRPYRLSRSVAVDINVMDYVEAAKLRGEGRAWIIFREILPNALSPLVAEFGLRFIFMVLFISTLSFLGLGVQPPLADWGGIVKENKDGIVYGIGAALYPAVAIATLAISVNLVADWVLNRTTSLKGGRG; this is encoded by the coding sequence ATAAAGAACATTCCTCTTTCGGCTCTGATTGGCCTTATCTTCACCTTCGCCTATTTCTTTGTGGCGATCGCCGCCCCGTTGATTGCACCCTATGGAATGGCAGAAGTCGTCGGCGACGTCTGGGAGCCGAGCAGCCCCGAACATCTGCTAGGCACTGACAATATCGGTCGCGATCTGCTGACCCGCATGATCTATGGCGGGCGCACGACAATCTTCATCGCGGCAGCGGCGACGCTGCTCAGCTTTCTGACCGGTACGTCGCTGGGCTTGCTGGCTGCTGTACTGGGCGGATGGGCTGATCAGGCGCTCAGCCGTACGGTGGATCTGATCATGTCAATCCCGACTCTGATCCTGGCACTGGTCATTCTGGCCATCGTTCCGGTGACCGTCCCGATCCTAATCCTTGTTATGGGCTTACTGGATGCCACCCGCCCGTATCGCCTATCGCGATCTGTAGCGGTGGACATCAACGTTATGGACTATGTTGAAGCCGCCAAGCTGCGCGGCGAAGGGCGCGCCTGGATCATCTTCCGGGAAATCCTGCCCAATGCGCTGTCGCCACTTGTGGCCGAATTCGGACTGCGGTTCATCTTCATGGTTCTGTTCATCTCGACCCTGTCGTTCCTGGGACTGGGCGTCCAGCCACCGCTGGCTGACTGGGGCGGTATCGTGAAAGAAAACAAGGATGGCATCGTCTATGGTATCGGCGCAGCGCTTTATCCCGCTGTGGCCATTGCGACGCTGGCAATCTCGGTCAACCTGGTGGCTGACTGGGTCCTGAATCGTACCACATCGCTGAAAGGAGGCCGGGGATGA
- a CDS encoding ABC transporter ATP-binding protein, translated as MSDILLKVRDLKIGATVYPPGEKPHDIEIVHGVSFDLAPGKVLGLIGESGAGKSTIGLASMAYGRGGVKITGGEVWVNGRDILKTSHGDIRKLRGGEVTYVSQSAAASFNPAKKIMDQVVEAAVEQKKFSRKEAEARARELFAKLGLPDPDNIGDRYPHQVSGGQLQRCMTALALCPEPDLVVFDEPTTALDVTTQIDVLMAIKDAIRDSGVAALYITHDLAVVAQVSDDIMVLRMGDTVEYGNTDQIINRPQEEYTQALVSVRSIEHEEKKPTPEPVLSVDGITARYKGLNFDVLHNVNVELHPGQTLAVVGESGSGKSTLARVITGLLPPRDGEITFAGRKLSSDLKGRTREDLRELQMIYQMADVAMNPRQTVGTIIGRPLEFYFNMRGAEKRKRIVELLDEIELGEKFIDRYPAELSGGQKQRVCIARSLAAKPKMIICDEVTSALDPLVADGILKLLLDLQKIEDVAYLFITHDLATVRAISDSIAVMYQGRVVRYGPKSQVLSPPFDDYTDLLLSSVPEMHLGWLEEVVAHRKMESAGN; from the coding sequence ATGAGTGATATCCTTCTCAAGGTCCGCGACCTCAAAATCGGCGCGACCGTCTATCCGCCGGGTGAAAAGCCCCATGACATCGAGATCGTGCACGGGGTCAGCTTTGACCTCGCGCCAGGCAAGGTGCTGGGTCTGATCGGCGAATCCGGGGCTGGCAAATCTACCATCGGTCTGGCCTCAATGGCCTATGGCCGTGGCGGTGTGAAAATCACCGGGGGCGAGGTTTGGGTGAACGGGCGTGATATCCTCAAGACATCTCATGGGGATATCCGCAAACTGCGCGGTGGTGAGGTAACATATGTTTCCCAATCCGCCGCCGCATCGTTCAACCCCGCAAAGAAGATCATGGATCAAGTGGTCGAGGCCGCAGTTGAGCAGAAGAAGTTTTCGCGCAAAGAGGCTGAAGCCCGCGCGCGTGAGCTTTTTGCCAAGCTGGGTCTGCCCGACCCTGACAATATCGGTGATCGTTACCCGCATCAGGTTTCGGGCGGACAGCTGCAGCGCTGCATGACGGCGCTGGCGCTTTGCCCCGAGCCTGATCTGGTGGTTTTTGACGAACCTACCACGGCACTGGACGTGACTACCCAAATCGATGTGCTGATGGCCATCAAAGACGCCATTCGCGACTCGGGCGTTGCCGCCTTGTATATCACCCATGATCTGGCAGTTGTGGCCCAGGTCAGTGATGACATCATGGTGCTGCGGATGGGCGATACGGTCGAATACGGAAATACCGATCAGATCATCAACCGCCCGCAAGAAGAGTACACACAGGCGCTGGTTTCGGTCCGCTCAATCGAACACGAAGAGAAAAAACCAACTCCTGAACCCGTGCTGAGCGTCGATGGTATCACCGCGCGCTACAAAGGCTTGAACTTCGACGTGCTGCATAATGTCAACGTCGAGCTTCATCCGGGGCAGACACTGGCGGTTGTGGGTGAATCCGGGTCGGGCAAGTCTACGCTGGCACGGGTCATCACCGGGCTTCTTCCGCCCCGCGATGGTGAGATTACCTTTGCGGGCCGCAAGCTCAGCTCTGATCTGAAAGGCCGCACGCGTGAAGACCTGCGCGAGCTGCAAATGATCTACCAGATGGCCGACGTGGCAATGAACCCGCGTCAGACCGTCGGTACGATTATCGGACGCCCACTCGAGTTCTACTTCAACATGCGCGGCGCCGAGAAACGCAAGCGGATCGTTGAGCTGCTGGATGAGATCGAACTGGGCGAGAAGTTCATCGATCGTTATCCGGCGGAACTGTCGGGTGGTCAAAAACAGCGTGTCTGTATCGCGCGATCGCTGGCGGCCAAGCCAAAGATGATCATCTGTGATGAGGTCACCTCGGCGCTCGACCCGCTGGTCGCGGACGGTATCCTCAAGCTTCTGCTGGATCTGCAAAAGATCGAGGATGTGGCATACCTGTTCATCACCCACGATCTGGCGACAGTCCGTGCGATCAGCGATAGTATCGCGGTGATGTACCAGGGTCGGGTGGTTCGCTACGGTCCCAAGAGCCAGGTGCTAAGCCCTCCATTCGACGACTATACAGACTTGCTGCTTAGCTCGGTGCCTGAGATGCATCTTGGCTGGCTGGAAGAGGTTGTCGCTCACCGCAAAATGGAGAGCGCGGGGAACTGA
- a CDS encoding alkaline phosphatase family protein translates to MDRKLLLIILDGVPWRNFRRLFGNLEGWVDSGAARVWKLRSVLPSTSASCYASIHTGVTPQEHGCTGNGNVFRLSHKDVFSQVREAGGVTGAVTHSYWSQFFNRHPFDYVRDVEYDEPDNLTINHGRFHSMTGYGNANQMTPSDVDLFASLTNLCLRFGLDYGILHTCTLDSMGHRFFHDCAEMDHACFVMDEMLAPFIPRWQQLGYDVIVTADHGQDERGHHGGRSPLQQETALYYFGEAKGPDPDTVIDQLQLAPTILQRMGAPVADTMKAKPFLT, encoded by the coding sequence ATGGACCGCAAACTGCTTTTGATCATCCTCGACGGCGTCCCCTGGCGCAACTTTCGTCGACTGTTTGGCAATCTTGAAGGATGGGTCGACAGCGGTGCTGCCCGGGTTTGGAAACTCCGCTCTGTACTGCCTTCGACCTCTGCCAGTTGCTATGCGTCGATCCATACCGGCGTCACACCGCAAGAGCATGGCTGTACAGGCAACGGCAACGTCTTCCGACTAAGCCATAAGGATGTGTTCAGTCAGGTGCGTGAGGCAGGAGGTGTAACCGGCGCGGTCACCCACAGCTATTGGTCTCAATTCTTCAATCGCCACCCGTTCGACTACGTCCGCGATGTTGAATATGACGAGCCCGACAACCTGACAATCAACCATGGTCGCTTTCATTCAATGACGGGATATGGCAACGCCAACCAGATGACGCCAAGCGATGTCGATCTGTTTGCCTCGCTCACCAACCTGTGTCTGCGCTTCGGACTGGATTATGGCATCCTGCACACTTGCACACTGGACAGCATGGGGCATCGTTTCTTCCACGATTGCGCCGAGATGGACCATGCCTGTTTCGTCATGGACGAAATGCTGGCCCCATTCATTCCGCGTTGGCAGCAGTTGGGTTATGACGTCATCGTGACGGCTGATCATGGTCAGGACGAACGCGGCCATCACGGTGGTCGCAGCCCGTTGCAGCAGGAAACAGCGCTTTACTACTTTGGAGAGGCCAAAGGCCCTGATCCCGATACCGTGATAGACCAGCTACAGCTTGCACCAACCATACTTCAGCGCATGGGCGCACCGGTGGCGGATACGATGAAAGCCAAGCCGTTCCTGACCTGA